A genomic segment from Dietzia psychralcaliphila encodes:
- a CDS encoding regulatory protein RecX, with protein MGAQSPRAVERERSIDPEELRTAIAAVESRASSSSDLPPLAPEAHEAATAALRLLRHRPRSEHELRERLLTKDHAPAAVDEALERVRIWGLVDDADFAAEWVRGRRRRRGRSRGALERELREKGVAEFHIARAVSDIDETDDREQAAELVRARLARRPVDSGRGADLQGERRRLVAFLARRGYPTGLAMTVVNAELAAQVSP; from the coding sequence ATGGGCGCGCAGAGCCCGCGGGCGGTCGAGCGGGAACGGTCGATCGACCCGGAGGAGCTACGCACGGCGATCGCCGCGGTGGAGAGCAGGGCCTCCAGCAGTTCGGACCTGCCGCCGTTGGCCCCCGAGGCCCACGAGGCCGCGACGGCGGCGCTCCGACTTCTGCGTCACCGGCCGCGAAGCGAACACGAGCTACGGGAGCGGCTCCTCACCAAGGACCATGCTCCGGCAGCCGTGGACGAGGCGCTGGAGAGAGTCCGGATCTGGGGCCTGGTCGACGACGCAGACTTCGCCGCGGAATGGGTCAGAGGCCGGCGCCGTCGTCGCGGACGGTCGCGGGGTGCTCTGGAAAGGGAACTCCGCGAGAAGGGTGTCGCCGAGTTCCATATCGCCCGGGCCGTCTCCGACATCGACGAGACCGACGACCGTGAGCAGGCCGCCGAGCTCGTGCGGGCACGGCTGGCACGTAGGCCGGTCGACTCCGGTCGCGGGGCGGATCTCCAGGGTGAACGGCGCAGGCTGGTGGCGTTCCTCGCCCGCCGGGGCTATCCGACGGGGTTGGCGATGACGGTGGTCAACGCCGAATTGGCGGCCCAGGTGTCGCCCTGA
- the recA gene encoding recombinase RecA has product MAAKITAKSGTKTGVAQNREQALELALAQIDKAYGKGSVMRLGDDVRPPIKVIPSGALSLDVALGIGGFPRGRVVEIYGPESSGKTTVALHAVANAQAAGGIAAFIDAEHALDPEYARKLGVDTDNLIVSQPDTGEQALEIADMLVRSGSIDILVVDSVAALVPRAEIEGEMGDSHVGLQARLMSQALRKMTGALHNTNTTAIFINQLREKIGVMFGSPETTTGGKALKFYASVRLDVRRIETLKDGADAVGNRTKVKVVKNKIAPPFKIAEFDILYGEGISREGSLIDMGVENGFVKKSGSWFTYGADQLGQGKENARRYLKENPSVRDEIERKILDKLNIGAGAEIAEIEAESDEDAPIDVVPVEF; this is encoded by the coding sequence ATGGCAGCCAAGATCACCGCCAAGTCAGGTACCAAGACGGGCGTGGCCCAGAATCGTGAGCAGGCGCTGGAGTTGGCGCTCGCCCAGATCGACAAGGCCTATGGCAAGGGCTCGGTCATGCGGCTGGGCGATGACGTCCGACCGCCCATCAAGGTCATCCCGTCCGGCGCGCTCTCCCTCGACGTCGCGCTCGGCATCGGAGGGTTCCCGCGGGGACGTGTGGTGGAGATCTACGGACCGGAATCGTCCGGTAAGACCACCGTCGCGCTGCACGCGGTGGCCAACGCCCAGGCGGCCGGCGGCATCGCCGCGTTCATCGATGCGGAGCACGCCCTGGACCCGGAGTACGCCCGGAAGCTCGGTGTGGACACGGACAACCTCATCGTCTCCCAGCCCGACACCGGTGAGCAGGCGTTGGAAATCGCGGACATGCTGGTCAGGTCCGGCTCCATCGACATCCTCGTCGTCGACTCGGTCGCGGCATTGGTGCCGCGGGCCGAGATCGAGGGTGAGATGGGAGACAGCCACGTCGGTCTCCAGGCCCGGCTCATGAGCCAGGCGCTTCGAAAGATGACCGGCGCGTTGCACAACACCAACACCACCGCGATCTTCATCAATCAGCTGCGTGAGAAGATCGGCGTGATGTTCGGCTCGCCGGAAACCACCACCGGCGGCAAGGCGCTCAAGTTCTATGCATCCGTCCGGTTGGACGTGCGTCGCATCGAGACTCTGAAGGACGGGGCTGACGCGGTCGGCAACCGTACCAAGGTCAAGGTCGTCAAGAACAAGATCGCGCCGCCGTTCAAGATCGCCGAGTTCGACATCCTCTACGGCGAGGGCATCAGTCGCGAGGGTTCGCTGATCGACATGGGCGTGGAGAACGGCTTCGTCAAGAAATCCGGTTCCTGGTTCACCTACGGTGCCGACCAATTGGGTCAGGGCAAGGAGAACGCTCGCCGGTACCTCAAGGAGAACCCCTCAGTCCGCGACGAGATCGAGCGGAAGATCCTCGACAAGCTCAATATCGGGGCAGGTGCGGAGATCGCGGAGATCGAGGCGGAGTCCGATGAGGACGCGCCTATCGACGTGGTGCCCGTCGAGTTCTGA
- a CDS encoding DUF3046 domain-containing protein, translating into MTLTEFRARAVEAFGDLRADHLVRSHHLAAFGGRTADEAIDAGASVKQVWSELCSEFDVPDSLR; encoded by the coding sequence GTGACGCTGACCGAGTTCCGGGCCCGCGCCGTCGAGGCGTTCGGGGACCTCCGAGCCGATCATCTCGTGAGGTCCCACCATCTGGCCGCGTTCGGCGGTCGCACGGCCGATGAGGCCATCGACGCCGGCGCCTCCGTCAAGCAGGTCTGGTCGGAGCTGTGCTCGGAGTTCGACGTGCCCGACTCGCTACGCTGA
- a CDS encoding PspA/IM30 family protein encodes MANPFTKAWRYLMALFDSKIDENADPKIQIQQAISDAQRQHQQLSQQAAAVIGNQRQLEMKLNRQLADIEKLQGSTRQALQMSEQAHQNGDTQKATEYENAAEAFAAQLVTAEQNVEDLKGLHDQSLQAAGQAKKAVEQNAMVLQQKVAERTKLLSQLEQAKMQEQVSASLQSMSEVSSGGNTPNLDQVRDKIERRYANALGSAELAQNSVQGRMLEVEQASTQMAGHSRLEQIRASMKAEGGQLGQGTGAASQLPQGQPQSTTPPQQQAQPEQQ; translated from the coding sequence ATGGCCAATCCGTTTACAAAGGCATGGCGCTACCTCATGGCGTTGTTCGATTCGAAGATCGACGAGAATGCTGACCCGAAGATCCAGATCCAGCAGGCGATCTCCGACGCGCAGCGGCAGCACCAGCAGCTCTCCCAGCAGGCGGCCGCCGTCATCGGCAACCAGCGGCAGCTGGAGATGAAGCTCAACCGGCAGCTCGCTGACATCGAGAAGCTGCAGGGCTCCACCCGGCAGGCGCTGCAGATGTCCGAGCAGGCCCACCAGAACGGCGACACGCAGAAGGCGACCGAGTACGAGAACGCCGCGGAGGCGTTCGCCGCCCAACTCGTCACCGCGGAGCAGAACGTCGAGGACCTCAAGGGGCTCCACGATCAGTCGCTCCAGGCCGCGGGACAGGCCAAGAAGGCCGTGGAGCAGAACGCCATGGTCCTCCAGCAGAAGGTCGCCGAGCGGACCAAGCTGCTCAGCCAGCTGGAGCAGGCCAAGATGCAGGAGCAGGTCAGCGCGTCCTTGCAGTCCATGTCCGAGGTGTCCTCGGGCGGGAACACCCCGAACCTGGACCAGGTCCGCGACAAGATCGAGCGTCGGTACGCCAACGCCCTCGGTTCGGCGGAGCTCGCGCAGAACTCCGTGCAGGGCCGGATGCTCGAGGTCGAGCAGGCGTCGACACAGATGGCCGGGCACAGCCGGCTCGAGCAGATCCGTGCGTCGATGAAGGCCGAGGGCGGTCAGCTCGGACAGGGCACCGGGGCGGCGTCCCAGCTCCCGCAGGGTCAGCCACAGTCGACCACCCCGCCACAGCAGCAGGCACAGCCCGAACAGCAGTGA
- a CDS encoding helix-turn-helix domain-containing protein has protein sequence MPNIQMTTLPRPDHRSGPPLLRETLGTVLRGLRGDSGRTLRDVADAARVSPGYLSEIERGRKEASSELLASISGALDVSLGEILIRAALEVSPPGTVAEPVLAA, from the coding sequence ATGCCGAACATCCAGATGACCACGCTGCCCAGACCGGACCACCGGAGTGGGCCCCCGCTGCTCCGAGAGACCCTCGGGACGGTGCTCCGCGGCCTGCGGGGCGATTCGGGACGGACCCTGCGGGACGTGGCCGATGCGGCCCGGGTGAGCCCCGGTTACCTCTCCGAGATCGAACGCGGCCGCAAGGAGGCCTCGAGCGAGCTGCTCGCCTCCATCTCGGGGGCGCTCGACGTCTCGCTCGGTGAGATCCTGATCCGCGCGGCGCTCGAGGTCTCGCCCCCGGGCACCGTCGCGGAGCCTGTGCTCGCGGCCTGA
- a CDS encoding CinA family protein, with protein sequence MTDGERPDPRASAAVAALGGHGWTLATAESLTAGLLAATVAGVPGASVVLRGGLVVYATDLKHELAGVPEEILQRHGAVSAETARALAVGAARRCGADVGVGLTGVAGPDRQEGQPVGTVHVGICAPGVDAWSVRLSLSGGRDAIRRAACAAALDLLAGMFDDDGNESGT encoded by the coding sequence ATGACCGACGGTGAGCGCCCTGATCCCCGCGCCTCAGCAGCGGTGGCCGCACTGGGCGGGCACGGGTGGACGCTGGCGACGGCGGAGTCACTGACCGCCGGCCTGTTGGCGGCCACGGTGGCGGGGGTTCCGGGCGCGAGCGTGGTGTTACGCGGCGGTCTGGTGGTCTACGCCACCGACCTCAAACACGAGCTCGCCGGCGTTCCCGAGGAGATCCTGCAGCGCCACGGAGCCGTGTCGGCGGAGACGGCCCGGGCGCTCGCCGTGGGCGCGGCCCGCCGGTGCGGTGCCGACGTCGGTGTGGGTCTGACCGGCGTGGCCGGCCCGGATCGGCAGGAGGGTCAGCCCGTGGGCACGGTCCACGTGGGTATCTGCGCGCCGGGCGTCGATGCGTGGTCGGTCAGACTCTCCCTCAGTGGGGGTCGCGACGCGATCCGGCGCGCGGCCTGTGCGGCCGCCCTGGACCTGCTCGCCGGAATGTTCGACGACGACGGGAACGAATCCGGGACGTGA
- the pgsA gene encoding CDP-diacylglycerol--glycerol-3-phosphate 3-phosphatidyltransferase, whose product MTAPTTDDGRRGAEVPVLNIANVLTVLRIVLVPVFVVLFFVADAQDPWWRVWAFVVFVLAMATDYVDGYLARRLGLVTDFGKIADPIADKALMAAAMISLSLVDELFWWVTIVILVREVGITLWRLFGVDHVVAASKGGKLKTVTQTVGLGMLILPLPHWVWPVEWAVIGVALVLTVYTGVDYLVKARQAARAGR is encoded by the coding sequence GTGACAGCTCCCACCACCGACGACGGACGCCGCGGCGCCGAGGTCCCCGTACTCAACATCGCCAATGTCCTCACCGTCCTGCGGATCGTGTTGGTCCCGGTGTTCGTCGTCCTGTTCTTCGTGGCCGACGCCCAGGACCCGTGGTGGCGGGTGTGGGCGTTCGTCGTCTTCGTACTCGCGATGGCGACCGACTACGTGGACGGGTATCTCGCCCGGCGACTCGGCCTGGTGACCGACTTCGGCAAGATCGCCGACCCGATCGCGGACAAGGCCCTCATGGCGGCGGCGATGATCTCGCTCTCGCTGGTCGACGAGTTGTTCTGGTGGGTCACGATCGTGATCCTCGTCCGTGAGGTGGGGATCACCCTCTGGCGCCTGTTCGGTGTCGACCACGTGGTGGCCGCCAGCAAGGGTGGGAAGCTCAAGACCGTCACCCAGACGGTGGGCCTGGGCATGCTGATACTCCCGCTACCGCACTGGGTCTGGCCGGTCGAGTGGGCGGTGATCGGTGTCGCGCTGGTCCTGACCGTCTACACGGGCGTCGACTACCTGGTCAAGGCGCGCCAGGCAGCCAGAGCCGGGCGCTGA
- a CDS encoding YciI family protein, whose product MPFFAVNYRYEAEQTRDREANKPAHREWLSAQVDAGTIRSVGPYTDGSGALLLVEATDTDAARALVAEDPHCLRGMVSEVTVREWKPVFGALS is encoded by the coding sequence ATGCCGTTCTTCGCAGTCAACTACCGGTACGAGGCCGAGCAGACCCGGGACCGCGAGGCGAACAAACCCGCCCACCGCGAGTGGCTGTCCGCGCAGGTCGACGCCGGAACCATCCGGTCGGTGGGCCCATACACGGACGGCTCGGGCGCACTGCTCCTCGTCGAGGCCACCGATACCGATGCCGCCCGCGCACTCGTCGCGGAGGACCCCCACTGCCTGCGCGGCATGGTCTCCGAGGTCACCGTCCGCGAGTGGAAGCCGGTGTTCGGCGCACTGTCCTGA
- a CDS encoding DNA translocase FtsK produces MAKGVGHGVRGLRGGTDEDRVVPPHRRDGLGLILVGIAIVFAGAVWFGAAGPVGQWIDTGIRTVVGTPGALLPLLLGGWGVLVMAREPRPDVQSRWLVGTTVTALGVLGLWHLGSGSPADPEGVRGGAGVLGRIVGGTLEAGLSVFVAVPLLVLLVAFGVLVLVGRPAREIPGIVRGFFGWDGSGDIVDHDDPDSDWDDPDATTAYPLAETGSPAGEDRPAARRPARRRVAAWSDTPTTGETVEMPAAARAAAESVTEPEDVSVEAPAGARRKPRKPAADTAVLHTSGPDSAAAGAVASARNAAHGADARPAGDRTPVDTAVVPQTNTPSSHTAADSEVERLDSQKQLLNGVEYTLPPVSLLTAGDPPKERSESNDQMIEAIQGVLEQFKIDAAVTGFTRGPTVTRYEVELGPGVKVEKITALHRNIAYAVATDNVRLLAPIPGKSAVGIEVPNLDRELVRLADVLTDPKTANKHNPMLIGLGKDIEGDFVTADLSKMPHLLVAGSTGSGKSSFVNSMLVSLLSRATPDEVRLILIDPKMVELTPYEGIPHLITPIITEPKKAAAALAWLVEEMEQRYQDMKSTRVRHITDFNDRVKSGEISTPPGSQRVYRPYPYIVAVVDELADLMMTAPRDVEDAIVRITQKARAAGIHLVLATQRPSVDVVTGLIKTNVPSRLAFATSSLTDSRVILDQAGAEKLIGMGDGLFIPMGASRSIRMQGAFITDEEIHKVVDYAKTQAEPEYDDTVTAAKEESKKDIDGDIGDDLDDLLAAVELVVSSQFGSTSMLQRKLRVGFAKAGRLMDLMESRDIVGPSEGSKARDVLVKPEELGSVIWMIKGGTPPEEESGDVSAGSESLDETPVG; encoded by the coding sequence ATGGCGAAGGGGGTCGGTCACGGCGTGCGGGGGCTTCGAGGTGGTACCGACGAGGACCGTGTGGTGCCCCCTCATCGACGCGACGGGCTGGGTCTGATCCTGGTCGGCATCGCGATCGTGTTCGCAGGTGCCGTGTGGTTCGGTGCGGCCGGACCGGTGGGGCAGTGGATCGACACCGGGATCAGGACCGTCGTCGGGACACCCGGCGCGCTGCTGCCGTTACTGCTCGGCGGGTGGGGCGTCCTCGTGATGGCGAGGGAACCACGTCCCGATGTCCAGTCCAGGTGGCTGGTCGGAACCACGGTGACCGCTCTGGGGGTACTGGGGCTGTGGCATCTGGGATCAGGGTCCCCCGCGGACCCGGAGGGCGTCCGCGGGGGAGCCGGAGTGCTCGGCCGGATCGTCGGGGGCACGCTCGAGGCGGGCCTCTCCGTATTCGTCGCGGTCCCGCTCCTCGTGCTGCTCGTGGCGTTCGGCGTGCTCGTGCTGGTCGGTCGTCCGGCCAGGGAGATCCCGGGGATCGTCCGCGGATTCTTCGGCTGGGACGGCAGCGGGGACATCGTGGATCACGACGACCCGGATTCGGACTGGGACGACCCCGATGCCACCACCGCGTACCCGCTCGCCGAGACCGGGTCACCGGCCGGGGAGGACCGTCCCGCGGCCCGACGTCCGGCACGTCGCCGGGTGGCCGCGTGGTCGGATACCCCGACCACCGGGGAGACGGTCGAGATGCCGGCAGCCGCCAGAGCCGCGGCAGAGTCTGTGACAGAGCCGGAGGACGTTTCCGTCGAGGCCCCTGCCGGCGCACGCCGCAAGCCCCGGAAGCCTGCCGCGGACACCGCGGTGCTGCACACGTCCGGTCCGGACTCTGCTGCCGCGGGCGCCGTCGCATCCGCCCGGAATGCAGCGCACGGTGCTGACGCCCGTCCGGCGGGCGACCGCACTCCGGTGGACACCGCCGTGGTGCCGCAGACCAATACGCCGTCGAGCCACACCGCGGCGGACAGCGAGGTGGAGCGCCTCGATTCCCAGAAGCAGTTGCTCAACGGGGTCGAGTACACCCTTCCGCCCGTGAGCCTCCTCACCGCAGGAGATCCCCCCAAGGAGCGCAGCGAGTCCAACGACCAGATGATCGAGGCCATCCAGGGTGTCCTCGAGCAGTTCAAGATCGACGCCGCCGTCACGGGGTTCACGCGCGGGCCCACCGTCACGCGCTACGAGGTCGAGCTCGGTCCCGGTGTCAAGGTCGAGAAGATCACCGCGCTGCACCGGAACATCGCCTACGCGGTGGCCACCGACAACGTCCGCCTGCTCGCCCCGATTCCCGGCAAGTCGGCGGTGGGTATCGAGGTCCCCAACCTCGATCGTGAGCTGGTCAGGCTCGCCGACGTGCTCACCGATCCGAAGACCGCCAACAAGCACAACCCGATGCTCATCGGGCTGGGGAAGGACATCGAGGGCGACTTCGTCACCGCCGACCTGTCCAAGATGCCGCATCTGCTGGTCGCCGGCTCCACCGGCTCCGGCAAGTCCAGCTTCGTCAACTCGATGCTCGTGTCCTTGCTGTCACGGGCGACTCCGGACGAGGTGCGCCTGATCCTCATCGACCCGAAGATGGTCGAGCTGACGCCGTACGAGGGCATCCCACACCTGATCACACCGATCATCACGGAACCCAAGAAGGCCGCGGCGGCGCTGGCCTGGCTCGTCGAGGAGATGGAGCAGCGCTACCAGGACATGAAGTCCACCCGCGTCCGCCACATCACCGACTTCAACGACCGGGTCAAATCAGGAGAGATCTCGACGCCTCCGGGCAGCCAGCGCGTGTACCGCCCGTACCCGTACATCGTGGCGGTGGTGGACGAGCTCGCCGACCTCATGATGACCGCCCCCCGCGATGTCGAGGACGCGATCGTCCGCATCACCCAGAAGGCCCGGGCGGCCGGCATCCACCTGGTGCTCGCGACGCAGCGTCCCTCCGTCGACGTGGTCACGGGCCTCATCAAGACCAACGTGCCGTCGCGACTCGCCTTCGCGACATCGTCCCTCACCGACTCGCGGGTCATCCTCGACCAGGCCGGCGCGGAGAAACTCATCGGTATGGGCGACGGCCTGTTCATCCCGATGGGCGCATCGCGGTCCATCCGGATGCAGGGGGCGTTCATCACCGACGAGGAGATCCACAAGGTCGTCGACTACGCCAAGACCCAGGCGGAGCCCGAGTACGACGACACCGTCACCGCCGCCAAGGAGGAGTCCAAGAAGGACATCGACGGCGACATCGGGGATGACCTCGACGATCTGCTCGCCGCCGTGGAACTCGTGGTGTCCAGCCAGTTCGGGTCCACCTCGATGCTCCAGCGCAAGCTACGCGTCGGCTTCGCCAAGGCGGGACGGCTCATGGATCTGATGGAGTCCCGCGACATCGTCGGTCCCTCCGAGGGCTCCAAGGCCCGCGACGTACTGGTCAAGCCGGAGGAACTGGGGTCGGTCATCTGGATGATCAAGGGCGGCACCCCTCCGGAGGAGGAATCCGGGGACGTGTCGGCCGGGAGCGAGAGCCTGGACGAGACCCCGGTGGGCTGA
- a CDS encoding TIGR03085 family metal-binding protein: MNSDRRTLAQRERSALVETMRAAGPDAPTLCAGWTTRDLAAHLVVREARPDAAVGVVLPALASRMEELRLREADRPWDELLEKIAAGAPWYSPLRYADRLANAAEYLVHHEDVRRADGEWTKRQFDIEDLDRIWSLGTTVSKTFLRRVAARVDLRTPPGIRLTKPGAVSTGAALAPMVSVTADPVELILWAFGRDAVDVDISGAQQGIDAVKAVPRGF; the protein is encoded by the coding sequence GTGAACTCCGACCGGCGGACCCTGGCGCAGCGTGAACGAAGCGCTCTCGTGGAGACGATGCGTGCCGCCGGGCCGGATGCACCGACTCTGTGCGCGGGCTGGACGACCCGGGACCTCGCGGCGCACCTGGTGGTGCGGGAGGCGCGCCCCGACGCCGCCGTGGGAGTGGTCCTGCCGGCGCTCGCCTCGCGGATGGAGGAACTTCGCCTCCGCGAGGCCGATCGTCCCTGGGACGAACTGCTCGAGAAGATCGCGGCCGGTGCACCGTGGTACTCGCCGCTCCGCTACGCGGATCGTCTGGCCAATGCCGCGGAGTACCTCGTCCACCACGAGGACGTCCGCAGAGCCGACGGTGAATGGACGAAGCGGCAATTCGACATCGAGGACCTCGACCGCATCTGGTCGCTGGGGACGACGGTGTCCAAGACGTTCCTGCGACGGGTGGCCGCCCGTGTCGACCTGCGGACCCCTCCGGGGATCAGGTTGACCAAGCCCGGTGCGGTGTCCACGGGCGCAGCACTGGCGCCCATGGTCAGTGTGACGGCCGACCCGGTCGAGTTGATCCTGTGGGCGTTCGGCAGGGACGCGGTCGACGTGGATATCTCCGGAGCCCAGCAGGGCATCGATGCGGTCAAGGCGGTACCGAGGGGCTTCTGA
- a CDS encoding ribonuclease J, with protein sequence MTENPTNSRGRGRPRRAAGRPTGEPAPATAVQFTEPKAVSNAPAASSGDDRPSQDQGKQDQGKQDQGKQGGGQQGSSQQAGGQQGRGQSKGQQNKGQQDQKQDAPKGGSRGRGRGASSDGGQNGGGQNSGGQGGGNQSGGQNGGGRGRGGRGRGRGNGTTTSTAEFGGVKTMQGGDMTVRLPSPPKPRKGAMRLVALGGITEIGRNMMTFEYDSKLLLVDCGVLFPSSTEPGVDLILPDFGHIEDRLDQVEALVLTHAHEDHIGAIPFLLKLRPNIPVVGSRFTLALVAAKCREHRIKPVFQQVDESSVSSFGPFEVRYFDVNHSIPECLGVVVRAGGNSVMMSGDIKLDQLPTDKRPTDLAKMARFGDEGIDLLLLDSTNATTPGVSRSESEVGPALQRLISDARRLVVVACFASNVYRVQSVIAAAEACGRKVALTGRSMIRNMEIALELGLLTDPKGVLIDMDAAAKLPSEKVLVMTTGTQGESMAGLSRMARREHRQINLSEGDTVLFSSSIVPGNEEPVFSVQNSLSQMGVNVVTSRDANIHVSGHGDAGELLFVYNAVRPKNAMPVHGEWRHLRANRALAVATGVPAQNVVLAQNGVVVDLVDGKASTVGQIPVGHLYVDGLSTGDVGDTVLADRTALSEDGFIVATVVVDPRTGRPVSKPQIIAKGFTDEPGALAPVVELVENALWDLAGEGETDPYRLAQAVRRTVGTWVSDKWRRKPMIVPTVITSVAAED encoded by the coding sequence ATGACGGAAAACCCGACGAACAGCCGCGGACGCGGCCGTCCCCGCCGCGCTGCCGGCCGCCCCACGGGCGAGCCCGCACCCGCGACCGCCGTGCAGTTCACCGAGCCCAAGGCCGTGTCCAACGCGCCCGCGGCGAGCAGTGGAGACGACCGGCCGAGCCAGGATCAGGGCAAACAAGATCAGGGCAAACAGGATCAGGGCAAGCAGGGCGGCGGCCAGCAGGGCAGCAGTCAGCAGGCCGGCGGCCAGCAGGGCAGGGGCCAGTCCAAGGGGCAGCAGAACAAGGGCCAGCAGGACCAGAAGCAGGACGCACCGAAGGGCGGCTCGCGCGGCCGCGGGCGCGGAGCGTCCTCCGACGGTGGCCAGAACGGCGGCGGCCAGAACAGTGGCGGCCAGGGTGGTGGCAACCAGAGTGGTGGCCAGAACGGTGGCGGCCGGGGCCGCGGTGGCCGCGGCCGCGGCCGTGGGAACGGGACCACCACCTCCACTGCCGAGTTCGGCGGCGTCAAGACCATGCAGGGCGGGGACATGACCGTCCGGCTGCCCAGCCCGCCCAAGCCGCGCAAGGGCGCGATGCGTCTGGTCGCGCTGGGCGGGATCACGGAGATCGGCCGCAACATGATGACCTTCGAGTACGACTCGAAGCTGCTCCTCGTGGACTGTGGTGTCTTGTTCCCGAGTTCGACCGAGCCCGGAGTGGACCTCATCCTCCCCGACTTCGGTCACATCGAGGATCGACTGGACCAGGTCGAGGCGCTCGTGCTCACGCACGCCCACGAGGACCACATCGGTGCGATCCCGTTCCTCCTCAAGCTGCGTCCGAACATCCCGGTCGTGGGGTCCCGGTTCACCCTGGCGCTGGTGGCGGCCAAGTGCCGGGAGCACCGGATCAAGCCGGTCTTCCAGCAGGTCGACGAGTCGAGCGTGAGTTCGTTCGGCCCGTTCGAGGTCCGCTACTTCGACGTCAACCACTCGATCCCCGAGTGCCTGGGCGTGGTCGTCCGCGCCGGCGGCAATTCCGTGATGATGTCGGGCGACATCAAGCTCGACCAGCTTCCCACCGACAAGCGGCCCACCGACCTGGCCAAGATGGCACGGTTCGGCGACGAGGGTATCGATCTGCTGCTGCTGGACTCCACCAACGCCACCACCCCGGGGGTCAGTCGCTCGGAGTCCGAGGTCGGGCCCGCTCTGCAGCGACTGATCAGCGACGCCCGCCGGCTCGTCGTGGTGGCCTGCTTCGCCTCCAACGTCTACCGCGTGCAGTCCGTCATCGCGGCCGCCGAGGCCTGTGGCCGGAAGGTCGCGCTCACCGGCCGGTCCATGATCCGCAACATGGAGATCGCGCTCGAACTGGGGCTGCTCACGGACCCGAAGGGTGTCCTGATCGACATGGACGCCGCGGCGAAGCTCCCCTCCGAGAAGGTCCTCGTGATGACCACCGGCACCCAGGGGGAGTCGATGGCCGGACTGTCCAGGATGGCCCGCCGTGAACACCGGCAGATCAACCTCTCGGAGGGCGACACCGTCCTGTTCTCCTCGTCGATCGTCCCGGGCAACGAGGAGCCGGTCTTCAGCGTGCAGAACAGCCTGTCCCAGATGGGCGTGAACGTGGTGACCAGCCGCGATGCCAACATCCACGTCTCCGGACACGGGGACGCGGGCGAGCTGCTCTTCGTCTACAACGCGGTCCGTCCGAAGAACGCGATGCCCGTCCACGGTGAGTGGCGGCACCTCCGGGCGAACCGGGCCCTGGCCGTCGCGACCGGTGTCCCGGCGCAGAACGTGGTGCTCGCGCAGAACGGTGTCGTGGTGGACCTCGTCGACGGAAAGGCGTCCACCGTCGGTCAGATCCCGGTCGGCCACCTGTACGTGGACGGCTTGTCCACGGGCGACGTCGGCGACACCGTACTGGCGGACCGCACCGCGCTGAGTGAGGACGGTTTCATCGTCGCCACGGTGGTGGTGGACCCCCGCACCGGTCGACCGGTGAGCAAGCCCCAGATCATCGCCAAGGGTTTCACCGACGAGCCGGGTGCGTTGGCGCCGGTGGTCGAGTTGGTCGAGAACGCACTGTGGGACCTGGCAGGGGAGGGTGAGACCGATCCCTACCGGCTCGCTCAGGCGGTCCGCCGGACCGTCGGTACGTGGGTGTCCGACAAGTGGCGTCGTAAGCCGATGATCGTGCCCACCGTCATCACCTCCGTGGCAGCGGAGGACTGA